The genomic interval TTTTTTAATGAGTATCAAGAAGAATGGGTTAGAATGGTCTCAACTCTATCTAGTGATGCTTGCAATCTTCCTGAATTCATGTTGAACAACGGTTCACCAGTACCCAGAGCCCTGTTGAATGCAACATTTCAGCAAAAagctataaaattatatatacagAAATATCTTGCATCAAAAAGAGGAACACATggataaccaaaaaaaaaaaaaaagaatcaccATTGATTGCTGAACAAGAGTAAGCAGTGTTACAGTCATCCATTTTTCTAAGGAGTGATTTTGGAATCTTATATAAGTAAACATAAACTCTCATGATTACTTCATTGGTAACTGCATAGAAGATCAAAGAACTTGCCCAGTAATCTCTGGAAGAACATAATCTGCCCTCCAACCAAATCGAAAATCCACCCCAGGACACAAGCCCAGAGATGTCTTATTCCGGATCCGGGATACTCCATCTCCACCTAAACATGTAGTGAGTTTCCATTTCCAACCAGTTGCatgcaattgaaaattatgGCCTATGCCAACCTGCAATTTTACAAGAGTTTGAGCATCATTGCTGCAAAATTTGGAATAAACAAGAGCCAATAAAATCACGCAGATACAAATAGCATATTTATGAACTCATGTGGAACATCCTATCAAAGATAAAACTCTATCTAATACAGCCAGAGGAAAAGGGGATTAAGTTAAATGATTAACCTGGAGATTCAGAAATTTGGTTACAGGGATCTTTTTCGAAAGAATGCGTACATCCTGGTGGATAGGCTCATATATGAACTTCCACGGCCTATTAGGGGACAAAGGCTTCAGTATGATCTTTGCTTGGTATTCATTGACTGGAGCATTATAGAACTGGGCCATAACATgagaaaaattcataaaacaaaagaacaCCAAACATTGACTTGTAGATTGtaaggaaaaatatatatacattaagTTGTACGCAGCAACTAGCCAACTACATAGCAGATGCCCttccaaatttcaaaaatgtGCAATGAACAAAGATGAGTGCTCGTCAACTATTCAAATCCATCCAATGCAGCAATGCCCAGACATAAGGAGAAAAGGCATACTTGATTATTACAcgtattattttcatttctatcAAGTGGAACATTTTGGGCCATCCAACATTCTGTTCAATCGCATTAAGTTATATAATAAACTTTGAATGAAGCAGGTATAAGtcccctttttattttcagaacaGCTTAAGACATAATGGCAGCTTTTGTCCAACCTACAACCTTCATCAATAACTAATAAAGCAATATATTAACTTCACGAACTGCATTTTCAAGTATCTTAACTGAAGATAAACTCCCATAGAAACTCCAGATTTTGAGATGCCATACTCTTCATTATTGGTTCCACCCAAATACAACATAGACCTTATACATACATTAATCAATGGTAAAATTGtgcaataaatcaataatttagcTATTGTAAGAGACAAGCTCATGATTGTTTGCAAAATTAACCATCATCCACagtaattaaaagttaaaaattgtTAAAGCATGAGATAGGAAATACAATAGAACAAATGAAAACAGTAAAAGGCATGGGAACGGAATGAACCTCTAAATTGACACCAACTCGAAAcccttcaatttcttttctaaacTTGAGAAACAGCTCTGATGGCATCAAATTTATGCTGTAAAGCTCATCCCACGAAGTGGGTTCCTCCCCATTTGAACCCGCTTCCATTTTTCAAGCAATATTAAGCTGcgcaaattttgtttttttttaaaaaaaaaattgcaagaagTTTAAACCCAATAGCTCATGTGTTTCATGCACTACAGAAGGGAAACAGcaacagaaaaataataaatcatacGTAGAGTAGAATTGTGTGGGCTCTGAGTTGAAGAACTAAAAGCTTTCATAGAACTCGATAAATAGACAGTGCTGCAACTTATTTCTACGGGAAATATTCTAGGAGGGGGCGTGCTATCCCCGGAGTCGGCACTcgtaattttctaaattttaaatgaataagCAATTATTTATCATAATAAAGTAAGTTTTTCACAGGGAATAGCCCGTAgattgtctttttcttttaaaaaaataaaaagagtttaataaatctgaatttttttcgAATACCCTATAGTAGACATAAGTTTAAGGTGatatagtataattaaaaaattatattattttttttggtgcatttactttttaaattgagGAGTTGAAATTTAGAATATGAATAATCGATAGTATTtacttgttaaaataaaaaataataatatgaataaaatatgtgaaacttgcataaaatatatatatatattaagaaaTGAGAACTTGATTTCCATGGGGTTGGGAATTaagttctaatttttttaactcctTATTTTACCTCACccaaaatttgtaatttctattttatcctcatataaaatattattatattatattatatggtCCGGCTACAGTGCAACTatggtaccgtgccacagttgcatccagccgttggatgcacTTGAATGGGTGGGGTCTACGGGCATCCAACGGTTGGATGCAACTGTGggacggtaccacagttgcaccacatGTTTTtcctatattatattatattatattatatttttatttttataattcttatttttttgtatttgtttgaTAATAATGCTactaattaatgataataattttaacagcaataataattaattaataattataataatagtaataataactttaacaattattattattattattatagataatataaataatgacaataatcaaCTAAGGTCATTTTAGTATTTTACTAACTTATAacgatttatttttatttaagataaagtaaacacataaatgagAGTATAACTTATTTCGATTTCGATTctgatttttataattaaaagtagATAATGcattcaaattaatatttccattctaattttagtccaatctaattccaatttattctaatttcaacaaattacTAATTAATGAATACACTATTGGAttatttatggttattttcaaaatcagtgtctatttaattaattgttagtGCGTTGAAGTTAATTCtttgaataaatatattaactttaCTCTGAAAAATAGAcaatataatttgtaattattgaACAGAATCATTTACTCCCAGGTTCCACCTTTGACTATTTCTTGCCATAATCCATAAATAGTCAGATACACAATAGCAGACCTTTTAACTGTTCTTTTAGAATTCAGCACTTGACATTCATGATAAGACGACAAATCAAATCTTAAAAAGAACTTTTAAGGTGAAAAATTGATAGTTAATTGTATACCAGTATCTCCCAAATTGAATTTCGAATCAAAGCATTACAATTCTGAGATGCATTCTATTCAATTCTTTTGAGTTATGATGAAACCAAAGTAACTTCACTCAACAAGGTACATGCTACCAAAGTTTCCACAAGACACAAATTAATGCGCAACTGCTCAAGTCACGAACAGAGCAACATCCAACTATGATATTGATTTCTTAACAAACTGCAAACCAAGCACATAATAATCCTTTAAAGCAACAACGCTGgagatttttattatgcataACATGACACTGAAATAACTAAAGGACTTGAAACTAAAACATTAATCTCCCCTAAATTGTTGCAACCCTTGCTAAACTGATGGCGGAGACGGCATCAGCTGGGATTTTGGACGCTTTGGAACATATTTTCGAGCCCACACATGCTTCCCATTGATGGTAAATTTCACTTTGCCCATACCATTCAGAATCACATCAATGGTTGCTGTTGAGCGAAAAACAATTTTTGCAAAGAGAGACTGCTCACTGGACTGCACATCCTGCATGACCAAGGACTCAATACAATCCCCATAGGTTCTTGTGAAGAATTCTCCGACCTCCCTTTCCTGCACAGGATAACCCTTAGAAAATGTAACGAACATGGTCCTATCATCTGGTGGTACCTCATTTTCTGGAGTCACAGACTCTAACACATCACTAGAACCAAATCTCATCTGAGAAAATCCAGGGTGAACCAGAGATTGCTGAAAAGGTTGGGCCGTCATCATCTTCTGGCTATCTGCTATGCTTTGAGCAGCATTCCTGGCAACGGCTCGTTGCATGATGTCATTCAATGCTCTGATGCATACCTCATTGGCAACTTTGGCCACCCCTTCAGTTGCCTTGAGCCGATTTTCATGGAAAAATCTGAGAGAGATTTCTTTGTCCATCACGCTTTGGGTCAACGGAATAACATAACTCTCAGATGAGCAAGCAGAATGGTCGTTGTTAATGCAGTTCAGACATGTGACTGCTTCATCTGCTATTTCATTGATCAATACATCAGGCAAGGTTAATATTTTACTTACAACGTCGTTTAAGCTTGTTCTCTCCAACCAGAGCCATAAGGCCATAATCTGCAAAGATTCCACTGGATCTCGCCATAAGTTGATGGTAAGGAGGGTGTATAACTCCCTGTCAATTGAATGAAACATCTTGAGTTCCTGTTCCGAAACaaaagaagatgaaggaggCATCGTATCTAGGATATGATAGACAACAGTGCTGAGTTGGTGTAGAGAGACCACCAAAATCAACCAGGACCCTGCTAAAATACCAAAATAGTCATTACCATCTTATGAATTTCAGATATGAGGAAAGGAAGAAAAGGATTTGCTGGCTCGGCCTTTTACAAAACTACAGTTGTATGGCTTGGCCATTTACAATAGTACAGTTGTACGGCTTGTCAGAGAAAGAAACGTATTTTTTGATAGACAAAATAGTTCAAATCATCAGACTGCAAGTGTCAACCATAACGAAAGTCATAAAAAACAATACCATGCATTTTGCAAGTAAAAAGAAACCTGCAGGTGTTCTTCTGATGTAGGACTTGTTTCTTTGTGAATTCCTCTCTTTGTGACCAACCAGCATTGCCAAAATGCTCCTGTAGTGATACCATTCTGAGTCCAAGCAAATTTATAGCACTGTGAGCTAAAATGCAAACTAGAAATGAGCTAGACctgtaattttgttatttaaaacataCTATCATAACTGTGTTGTCTTCAACATTATATTATGGAAAAATATACTTCTATGGCAAGGGATAATTAATGATCCTCAAGGAAAACATAGTTGGGGCTATTCatagtttttcctttttcaaggTATCTAAAATTGGCAGTGAGGAAATTATATAAATGCCGAACATAGCAGAGCATATTAAATTACTCAGCAAATGGTTCCAATATCTATCACTGATTCATTTCTACGCCAATCAGCTGATGCTATCAATTTTGCGACTAATTTTGACATCTTAGAAAGCATCTGTTTTTCATATATCAGTTTACTACACATGAAATTTAATAGGGATTGCAAATGAATTTGGCTAGTTTATAAGCAGAAGTAATACATGTGTACATATAGATAAAAGCAGTATTATAATGATAAGTTTTAGTAGTATTTTTCAGTCCTGGTGCAATGTATTACAGATTCTAATTTCACAAAAGTATTGGCTTAATTCACTTATTATACCGGTTTGATCTTGAGGAGGAAACTACATCAATTGTAATCCCTTCACTTATCTTTGATTGTAGTCTCTAGCTTATCTACGTCAAGTTAACCCACAACTTGATACCATatcaaaaactaaaaactaatCTATGAGTTTCAAAAACGACAAATTtcagattaaaataaaattattgacagAAATCAAAGTTTATCCCCTCAAACCACATAGGCacatacaatatttattttactaagtATGAAGATCAACCAGGAAGATTTATCATTAATCCACttgatttcaattaaatacaaTCCTACTATCATCCTGTGATTTGGTATACCAGTTCATGACAAAGAAATACctatttggaatttttttccACTTCAGATTGATCACCATAAGTATATTTCTAATTaggttattattaatatatccGTCAAGCATGATGTGTTTTCAAATCATCTGTAACTTTAACTGCTAATAAGTCACAAATCTTTTTATGTTTTAGCGTAAACTATGACTACCAATTAACAGAAACTTACTGGCGGAATAGCACCAACACCTATCTATTTTATAGGAACTTGCCAATCCAATTTATAGGAACTTACATGCATAAAAGCATCCAAATCTGATCTTCAATATTGCTAAATCCCCGGAATGTTCATTAATTGCAGTCCAAAGCAACAAATCCTCATGGTTAGAGCATTGGAAGCAAATTGCAAAAAGAAGGACGTTGTGGAGGTCTTAGATTGATGGTTGCTGAGAAGTCAGTAGCACAAACCTGGATATCTGTAAGATTTATCATTAATCCACttgatttcaattaaatacaaTCCTACTATCATCCTGTGATTTGGTATACCAGTTCATGACAAAGAAATACctatttggaatttttttccACTTCAGATTGATCACCATAAGAATATTTCTAATTaggttattattaatatatccGTCAAGCATGATGTGTTTTCAAATCATCTGTAACTTTAACTGCTAATAAGTCACAAATCTTTTTATGTTTTAGCGTAAACTATGACTACCAATTAACAGAAACTTACTGGCGGAATAGCACCAACACCTATCTATTTTATAGGAACTTGCCAATCCAATTTATAGGAACTTACATGCATAAAAGCATCCAAATCTGATCTTCAATATTGCTAAATCCCCGGAATGTTCATTAATTGCAGTCCAAAGCAACAAATCCTCATGGTTAGAGCATTGGAAGCAAATTGCAAAAAGAAGGACGTTGTGGAGGTCTTAGATTGATGGTTGCTGAGAAGTCAGTAGCACAAACCTGGATATCTGTAATCAAACATGTATAGAGATACAAAATTGCTAGGTCTGAGTAGAACAAAACATCAAACCTCAACTCAACATTAAGAGGGGTTAAAGTGGAAGGAAGAGGTCATATGACAGGGAACCTTAtcaaatttgaacaattataGTCCAGCCACCAAAACAATAGAAGAACAAGACAATAAAACACCAGAAATACTACTGATTATAAGGGTACATGCAAGAATAAGACACTTAAGAACACAATAGAAAAGGGCAAATATCTATTTATTCCAGTGTAATTTTGTACTTcaaatgctaaaaaaaaattcagccAAATtcagaaagataaaaagatatatttagATATTTGTATGATACAGTGGTGCAATCTAGTCACCGTCTACAAGCCAAAGGAGGTAAGGAAAAAGGAAGAGTACAGCTGAAGATAAATGCTCCAAAATACACATCATAAGCGGTATACCTAAAGCTGCAAGTACAATCGACAAAGACTACAAGATAAAAGAAGTAAACTGACTGCCAGAGACTTCAAAAACATGAAATTTCTTCCGACTTCCAGGTTCATaacatggaaaaaaaaaaaaaaaagaagttaaatttcAATACTATTTGCCGTCCACATCTCTGCCATGAAATGCTAAAACAGTTATATATTAGGACTTGCAGCAGCAACACATTGTAGATCGGACAAGGAGAAAGAACGCCAGGGGGAGTTTCGTCGAAGAGGTGGTGGCGGTGATCCATTGCTGGGAGATTTTTTACCTTGAGGATGTAGAGGTGGAAGATGATGCAAATGTGATGAAGCAATCGAGTCGGAATCCCCTCTGTGATTCATATCACAGCTTTTCATGGTCATTCCCAGAACCATGGCGCTTCGACCACAGTTGGCCGGTTTCTTTGATGCCCCTCTCCCATTACTTTTAAATTGGTGGTTGTGATTCTTATCAAATAAGTTATTATGAGCCAATAGATTCTTGCGTTTCCTGGTGTATGGATCTTCTGGCTTCGCAAGTTCTTTGATAGATGAAGCAGAGGAGACATCAGCTAGGCTTGTGAAAGACTTTGATTTTCCATTATAAAAACTGGATATACCTCTCCTGATATGTGGAACGAAAAATTGAAGCAAGTTTAGAACCATAGAAAACAACACCAAAGTAAGTATAAcaagaactagtaaattgggCTTGATAGGGTAAAATAAACCTTGGTAAATTAGAATAAACACCCCCCATCAACAGCAGTCAAAATAATCTAGTTATAACAACCTAAATatctattgaaaaagaatgcATCAATCTATCACAATCTAATAAATGGAAATCTGACTTAAGATGGAAAAATTAATGTTCTAAAGTGCAGCTTTTCAGCATCTGCAATTACAGGTTTTAATGTATAAGCCCCAACATCTTCAATTTTCTAAAAGCCATCTTTAAAGTTCCCAAAACTTTTAccattcaataaaattacccttaaaaagaaaaatcacacaatcaaaaataaataaatatatataaaaaacacaaaataaaaatgaagaaacccgggggagggaaaaaaaaaaggacctACTTGATAGGCAAAACTTGctccaaagcattcaaagTATCCAAGGGTCCTTTATAGGAGCTCTGCACCTCGTCTGAATCTTCACCGTCCGATGGAACCTCAGAGACGTCACTGTTTCTCCCAATCGACGAAGTACTACTGGAGTCCTCCCTCTCTTCCCCCACCAGAAACCTCCTATCACCGGTGAAAGCTTCAGTCTCCGGTGGATCGTAGACCGACGACACACACTGCATGAACTTGGACCGTTGGATTGGATTACTGTTGTTTCTTTCCAAAGCAATCGACATCGTTCAACCCATAAATGAAGATCGATCAAATagaccaaaaaaatattaaaaaaataacagcaAAAGGCCTGCAAAGTTTTGggtacaaataaatattataatagcAACTGCTGCTGCTGCCTACTGTTCTTGCACATGGGCTGGCGATATTTTCACCATTGCTTggatgagagagaaaaaagaaagcttTAGATTTtcgtttaattaattgattaattaggattttaaaatggaaaaataaataaaagaagaataaatgaTGAAGGTGCAGCCTTATCCTGCTCGTCGAAAAATGTCGTCTTTTAATGTTGGGAAGCCAAAAGAAGATTATCTGTTtcagatatttatttataaatctataaagtttaaaaaaaaaatggggcGATAGAGTTGTGGGCAAAGGTAGACACAGAATATGATGCTTCGAGTCTGTACAACTAGTCAACTACAAGGATAGGGTTCACTCTTGTATGCCGCGTGGATGgcttgattttgatattggtTTCACAGATCGTTttatccatttttttctttttaaaaatgtttaaattgaAACAGATTACtggaaaatataatttgtgagaaaataataataataataataataatgaagcTAACAAGTGCTTACAAATGCATGGTGGGGTTGGATTAGTGGCTAATTGTTGTTCCTCGTTAATGTCAAGTGTGTAattagtattaattaattaatatgattcGTAGATCCTAATTGTAATTAGTTTAggccataaaaaaaatttaaaaatggacgcacaaaatattattttaaaacttcaatGGAGAGAGTAACAAGGGGTTCGTGTTAAATTGTGTGCGACATTACCCATGTTTGATTTAGCTGCAAAACTCGCGTCTCCCAAAGTATTTTTTTGTGGatctatttcaattttagttttttacttaaaattttaacatatgttttgaatcaataatttaatccaTTTTGATGgttaataatcaaaataatatttaataataattagccAAACCATTTAagatatatgaatttaattcaCTATCCAATTAAAACGCCATAGCTACCCAGTGAACCATTGATCTCGCTTGAATTCGCATCTAAATACTGTTCATGGTTGGTAAATTCTTGAATTGAAAGGTCATTGTTTTTagcaaaaaaaagaaaggtcaTTGAACCCTCGAACTTCTAGCAAATAAAATGTCATCTAACTTACCATTTGGGCTTTGCTACTGTGGTGAATCACTACTCTCTAAGTTAAGGAAGATTATGAGGGTAGTGCTTCGTTAGGGATAGCAAACAGTGGGTTTAGACCAGgcttttttaagtttatatcCAAACCCACTTTAAGTTTAGCGAGAGGGTTTGGGCCGGGCTCAGGTTGGACTTaggctttatttatttttaaattattataaatttaaaataaattaatgatcaataagttattataattataaataaattaaagaaaatgaatattttaaagtaaataaaagttcataactttaattttctttaatactgaattctctaattcaaacactctcttaattaattaacacaaaAGAGAGAGtttagtatcataattttaggtttttttgaatcatcatttatttataagttaagaatttaagttttctttttttttaaattattttttttaaatagtggGCCTGGGCCGGCCCTAAGCTTTTTTGCCCACCTTAATTCGAGTCTCTATAGGCTCAATCTCCCTCAATTAAGCGAAAAAATGTGTggagttaatttataaatttttctccCTTACAAAATATGAGTTGAACAGAGACATTCCTCGTCTGTGAGGGTCATATGtttgggcatgtacttcatacAATTAAcgtaataatataaattccaactatatatctaattataaatatcaatataatattgtaaatatcaatgtAATATCTGCTCTAACAACAATTGTAAATTTTGTGTaatcagttttttttataaaaaatgtcATCATTTTTGGAAGCATTATTGTCCTAACTCTCGTAGGCAATAATTATCCTCTTGAGGTTATATCTCAATTGTATTTGTTGTAATGTATCGATCTAACGGTTTAAGAATTGtccaatttatttaaaaaatgtacgGTGAATGTCATTATTAAtcacattaaaattatagttcgGGCggcttaaaattatttttttgaaatggctaaaagtgatttttgtaagtaaaaattatatgttgaAAAGTCATTTTAGAAGTACTCTTTAGTAATATCACTCCTACTATAGAATATATTTCGAGTGACACTAGAGGAGAATTAGTTTTCACTTAATTATATGTTTACAAAACTAGGATACAATgattgtataaaaaatttatgattattagcttttgaaatttacatatttatttatttttccacgGATACTCCTAAGATTTGCATTTTTGTATGagtatattatttgtataattgATACAAAGTTTTAGAAgtaatgattttcttatttgCAAGAGAGTGACAGCGGGAGTTAGGACTTAGGACCACCCCCGACTTAATGGTTCACAACTCTctattctaagttaaaaatttagtgATTCAATTCTCTTCATGTACTttgtttgaataaatttttatcccGCTTAAGTGATCTTCAATTAACCGGAGGACGGTCTGATAAATGATGTACTAACAACGAAGTTTGGAAGTTAGGATTTAGTGTGAGATTAGATTAAGTTGgggattaaatattttatttcatgtgTTGGTAACTTTgtttggattggattagagaggattaaatttaaatttagtcctTAAATCATAAGATTAATAATCCCAATTTGTAAGTGAGTTTAGATGGGATtagaataaatgaaaaatatttatttatttgtaatatttctttcatatataacacaatttttttatttgtcacttaaaatttaattaattaattaattattttattcatgatttacgtgaaatttattttttattttatttttatagtctaattaaatatgtattttactccaataaaattaactatttaataaattgttacaataattgattgtattaattttaataatcattaatttaatattaaaaataatcatggaaattaattgattatatatatatatatattgttacaaaaattaattaattaattaaatagtttattaatttatatttgtccattataattataactaCCAGATAACTAATTTACTATACATTTAGgtggtgtttgttttttttttctgaaatctgaatagacctgaattagtatgaattctgaatagatctgaatgtataaatctgaataatatgtttgttttttcatctgaatctcagaaaataagtattaaattatttatttttttttcaactgaaaaagctgaaaatatgtatttttacatttgtatccttattaaatttgaatgtcaaataaataatatattaaataccacaatattttaacatttatatgtaaaactatatttaagtgaatacattattattttagaattttaatatataaaataccataaatttcaaattttatcgtatatgatataagaaataaaaaacatgaatatttttatgtggggtaaatgtcTATGGATGAGTTTTGTGatagatatgaaaaataaattataaaacatggatattttttacattagtaagtaattgacttaattcaaatttcttccttaagtaaaaagccaaaaaaattggcttattttattaagtcaaaattatctaaaaagtctcattaagttataaaaacaaacatctttaattaattaagttaagtcactttaagttattaagttaaaacacaaacgccaccttaatgttcttattaattacctttaattaattttaattattactcttaaatattcataaatattttttctgtatttaaatatgatttaacgATGTCCGATTTGTaccaaacataatataatattgtataaatccaatataatccaatccaaattAATTCAGTCCAATCATAATATTTAGTCCAATCTAATCCTATATGCCAAACACAACCTAAGcactcaattaaaaatatgaaatttagatgtaattaattacacaatctcttttttttttttgaaaatctgcaattaaattagaaatttaaaattttaacatcataaaattattttaatttttagtttttcaaatgtaaaaaaattcgAAGGAAATTGCATGCAATATGCtccaaaagattaaaaaaattataaatatatacttttgAGTAACTTTACAATAAAGGAATGAAAAGAATCCAAGAATaagttaaagataaaaaaaaatcaagtacaCTAATTCAgtatattttatcataaaatatattatttttttaatcattttaactCATTAAATTTTGTACTGTAAAATTACTCAACCCTTTATGAGTTGCAATCGATTTTCACATGGATTTTATTAGATGAGCTGCGAAAATACAACAACACCCTTAGTTTTAATCACTCGACCCTCCCGAATCTTATATGTGAATATGTAATGTACCGACCAAACTTACAAGTATTTTAATGTAGGGGCTATGCACCATAGTTTGATggagtgtatatatatatatatatatatatatataattttaagtttttaaggATGACGATAAAAATGATagttttttgaatttcttaaattatatgcatgtaacttaacattaacttaat from Citrus sinensis cultivar Valencia sweet orange chromosome 9, DVS_A1.0, whole genome shotgun sequence carries:
- the LOC102616281 gene encoding uncharacterized protein LOC102616281 isoform X11; amino-acid sequence: MLVGHKERNSQRNKSYIRRTPAAGSWLILVVSLHQLSTVVYHILDTMPPSSSFVSEQELKMFHSIDRELYTLLTINLWRDPVESLQIMALWLWLERTSLNDVVSKILTLPDVLINEIADEAVTCLNCINNDHSACSSESYVIPLTQSVMDKEISLRFFHENRLKATEGVAKVANEVCIRALNDIMQRAVARNAAQSIADSQKMMTAQPFQQSLVHPGFSQMRFGSSDVLESVTPENEVPPDDRTMFVTFSKGYPVQEREVGEFFTRTYGDCIESLVMQDVQSSEQSLFAKIVFRSTATIDVILNGMGKVKFTINGKHVWARKYVPKRPKSQLMPSPPSV
- the LOC102616281 gene encoding uncharacterized protein LOC102616281 isoform X9 codes for the protein MLLCMSILAMLVGHKERNSQRNKSYIRRTPAGSWLILVVSLHQLSTVVYHILDTMPPSSSFVSEQELKMFHSIDRELYTLLTINLWRDPVESLQIMALWLWLERTSLNDVVSKILTLPDVLINEIADEAVTCLNCINNDHSACSSESYVIPLTQSVMDKEISLRFFHENRLKATEGVAKVANEVCIRALNDIMQRAVARNAAQSIADSQKMMTAQPFQQSLVHPGFSQMRFGSSDVLESVTPENEVPPDDRTMFVTFSKGYPVQEREVGEFFTRTYGDCIESLVMQDVQSSEQSLFAKIVFRSTATIDVILNGMGKVKFTINGKHVWARKYVPKRPKSQLMPSPPSV
- the LOC102616281 gene encoding uncharacterized protein LOC102616281 isoform X7, with amino-acid sequence MLLCMSILAMLVGHKERNSQRNKSYIRRTPAAGSWLILVVSLHQLSTVVYHILDTMPPSSSFVSEQELKMFHSIDRELYTLLTINLWRDPVESLQIMALWLWLERTSLNDVVSKILTLPDVLINEIADEAVTCLNCINNDHSACSSESYVIPLTQSVMDKEISLRFFHENRLKATEGVAKVANEVCIRALNDIMQRAVARNAAQSIADSQKMMTAQPFQQSLVHPGFSQMRFGSSDVLESVTPENEVPPDDRTMFVTFSKGYPVQEREVGEFFTRTYGDCIESLVMQDVQSSEQSLFAKIVFRSTATIDVILNGMGKVKFTINGKHVWARKYVPKRPKSQLMPSPPSV
- the LOC102616281 gene encoding uncharacterized protein LOC102616281 isoform X2, which codes for MLLCMSSSFLVCILAHSAINLLGLRMVSLQEHFGNAGWSQREEFTKKQVLHQKNTCRFLFTCKMHGSWLILVVSLHQLSTVVYHILDTMPPSSSFVSEQELKMFHSIDRELYTLLTINLWRDPVESLQIMALWLWLERTSLNDVVSKILTLPDVLINEIADEAVTCLNCINNDHSACSSESYVIPLTQSVMDKEISLRFFHENRLKATEGVAKVANEVCIRALNDIMQRAVARNAAQSIADSQKMMTAQPFQQSLVHPGFSQMRFGSSDVLESVTPENEVPPDDRTMFVTFSKGYPVQEREVGEFFTRTYGDCIESLVMQDVQSSEQSLFAKIVFRSTATIDVILNGMGKVKFTINGKHVWARKYVPKRPKSQLMPSPPSV
- the LOC102616281 gene encoding uncharacterized protein LOC102616281 isoform X12; translated protein: MLVGHKERNSQRNKSYIRRTPAGSWLILVVSLHQLSTVVYHILDTMPPSSSFVSEQELKMFHSIDRELYTLLTINLWRDPVESLQIMALWLWLERTSLNDVVSKILTLPDVLINEIADEAVTCLNCINNDHSACSSESYVIPLTQSVMDKEISLRFFHENRLKATEGVAKVANEVCIRALNDIMQRAVARNAAQSIADSQKMMTAQPFQQSLVHPGFSQMRFGSSDVLESVTPENEVPPDDRTMFVTFSKGYPVQEREVGEFFTRTYGDCIESLVMQDVQSSEQSLFAKIVFRSTATIDVILNGMGKVKFTINGKHVWARKYVPKRPKSQLMPSPPSV
- the LOC102616281 gene encoding uncharacterized protein LOC102616281 isoform X5: MHEHFGNAGWSQREEFTKKQVLHQKNTCRFLFTCKMHGSWLILVVSLHQLSTVVYHILDTMPPSSSFVSEQELKMFHSIDRELYTLLTINLWRDPVESLQIMALWLWLERTSLNDVVSKILTLPDVLINEIADEAVTCLNCINNDHSACSSESYVIPLTQSVMDKEISLRFFHENRLKATEGVAKVANEVCIRALNDIMQRAVARNAAQSIADSQKMMTAQPFQQSLVHPGFSQMRFGSSDVLESVTPENEVPPDDRTMFVTFSKGYPVQEREVGEFFTRTYGDCIESLVMQDVQSSEQSLFAKIVFRSTATIDVILNGMGKVKFTINGKHVWARKYVPKRPKSQLMPSPPSV